From the Primulina tabacum isolate GXHZ01 chromosome 3, ASM2559414v2, whole genome shotgun sequence genome, one window contains:
- the LOC142540639 gene encoding ABC transporter D family member 2, chloroplastic-like: MVVTYSEMIGLESTVHFPPQKFNIPQALSRCTRVIQISGKIKYHELCWFSLVPNRSFVCATRRKKSLFPAFVSDLSSASPESDQDNARRKSPNVQILLKRFWEVAAPYWFSDDKVAARWRLAGVFALTLGTTGISVGFNFLGRDFYNALANKDQEQFTKQLMYYLAAFATGIPVFVLRDYVKDTLSLRWRSWMTSYYMDRYLKNRTFYKIQSQSIIDNPDQRIVDDLSSFTATALAFSLTLFNASVDLISFSNILYGIYPPLFLVLLGYSLGGTAISIVLGRGLVNLNFLQEKKEADFRYGLVRIRENAESIAFYGGEQNEMQLLMQRFRSAFENLSQLLISSRNLEFFTNGYRYLIQILPAAVVAPMYFSGKIEFGVINQSVSAFNHILGDFSLIVYQFQALSAFSAVIERLGEFDDLLNNKDTRSDADNLEEICRELCIISDFSTSNGSVPFANSSKLMSINHLTLMTPSGATLIRDLSLDVYEGNHLLVTGPSGSGKTSLLRAVAGLWSFGKGTITSFERNEGDPLSQLSSNLASLEVSSVEETMGNENRRKNELSRGVFFLPQKPYMVLGTLRQQLLYPTWCEDSISMSDNNKPTGSLPFLTMAQDMDSRPQKPTNEDIIQVLHDVRLGYILSRFDLDSMSEWSSVLSLGEQQRLAFARLLLSKPTLILLDESTSALDEANETHIYRLIEAAGITYISIGHRKTLYEYHKQVLRISPVEPTNSDLNWQFEPINETSAYNLSKQ; encoded by the exons ATGGTCGTGACATATAGCGAAATGATAGGACTGGAATCCACGGTGCATTTTCCACCACAGAAATTCAACATTCCTCAAGCTTTGTCAAGATGTACTAGAGTCATTCAAATCAGCGGGAAAATCAAGTATCACGAATTGTGTTGGTTCAGCTTGGTTCCTAATCGTTCATTTGTCTGTGCTACTCGGAGGAAAAAATCTTTGTTTCCAGCTTTTGTTAGTGATTTATCATCTGCTTCGCCGGAATCTGACCAG GATAATGCTCGGAGGAAGTCCCCAAATGTTCAAATCCTGCTGAAGAGGTTTTGGGAAGTGGCTGCACCTTATTGGTTTTCCGATGATAAGGTCGCAGCTCGTTGGCGGCTTGCGGGTGTTTTTGCACTTACTTTGGGGACGACGGGTATCAGCGTTGGTTTCAATTTCCTTGGCCGTGACTTCTATAATGCCCTTGCCA ACAAGGACCAAGAACAGTTTACCAAGCAACTGATGTATTACTTGGCTGCTTTTGCTACTGGAATTCCG gtTTTTGTTTTGAGGGATTATGTGAAAGATACTCTTTCTTTGAGATGGAGATCTTGGATGACAAGCTATTACATGGATCGATatttgaagaatagaactttTTACAAAATACAATCGCAGTCAATAATTGATAACCCAGATCAGCggattgttgatgatttaagTTCTTTCACAGCAACAGCTCTCGCATTTTCCTTGACACTCTTCAATGCTTCCGTGGACTTGATATCTTTCAGTAATATCTTGTATGGAATCTATCCACCACTTTTTCTCGTTCTTCTGGGTTACTCACTTGGAGGAACAGCTATTAGTATCGTCCTTGGTAGG GGACTGGTGAATCTGAACTTTTTGCAAGAGAAAAAAGAAGCAGATTTTCGTTATGGACTAGTGCGCATCAGAGAAAATGCAGAGTCCATTGCATTTTATGGCGGCGAGCAAAACGAGATGCAACTTCTAATGCAGCGATTCAGAAGCGCATTCGAAAATCTCAGT CAACTATTGATATCTTCCCGAAATCTGGAGTTCTTCACCAATGGCTACAGATACTTGATCCAGATTCTTCCTGCAGCTGTAGTTGCACCCATGTATTTTTCTGGAAAAATTGAATTTGGTGTCATTAATCAATCTGTATCTGCATTTAATCACATTCTTGGAGATTTTTCCCTCATCGTGTACCAATTTCAAGCTCTCAGTGCCTTTTCTGCTGTCATTGAACGACTAG GTGAATTCGACGATCTTTTAAACAACAAAGACACTAGAAGTGATGCTGACAACTTGGAAGAAATATGTCGTGAATTATGCATTATTTCCGACTTTAGCACTTCCAATGGGTCTGTGCCCTTTGCTAACAGTTCAAAGTTAATGAGTATCAATCATTTGACTCTAATGACTCCAAGCGGAGCAACACTTATCAGGGATTTGTCTTTGGACGTCTACGAGGGGAACCACTTGCTG GTTACAGGACCAAGTGGAAGTGGTAAAACTTCGTTACTAAGAGCTGTAGCTGGTCTCTGGAGCTTTGGAAAGGGAACTATCACATCTTTTGAGAGAAATGAGGGAGATCCTCTATCACAGTTATCTTCAAACCTGGCTTCTCTTGAAGTAAGTTCTGTGGAAGAGACCATGGGCAATGAAAACAGACGGAAAAATGAACTTTCTAGAGGTGTATTTTTCCTTCCTCAGAAACCATATATGGTTTTGGGAACTCTTCGTCAACAATTGCTTTATCCTACTTGGTGTGAAGATTCAATTTCCATGTCAGACAACAATAAACCAACTG GTTCGCTACCTTTCCTAACGATGGCACAAGACATGGATTCAAGGCCTCAGAAGCCTACTAATGAAGATATAATTCAAGTTCTACATGATGTTCGACTTGGCTACATATTGTCACGATTTGATCTAGATTCCATGTCTGAATGGTCTAGTGTTCTTTCTCTTGGTGAGCAGCAACGTCTAGCATTTGCACGTTTGTTGCTTTCAAAGCCAACCTTAATTCTCTTGGATGAATCTACTAGTGCTTTAGACGAAGCCAACGAG ACACATATATATCGGTTGATTGAAGCTGCAGGGATCACATACATAAGCATCGGTCATAGAAAAACACTTTACGAATACCATAAACAAGTCTTGCGTATATCCCCAGTGGAACCAACAAATTCAGACCTCAATTGGCAGTTTGAGCCCATCAATGAAACTTCCGCGTACAATCTATCGAAGCAGTAA